One Syntrophales bacterium DNA segment encodes these proteins:
- a CDS encoding hemolysin III family protein encodes MESIAMDNPRTSSYEEFFNSLTHGAGAFLSVACLTIMVIFASLHGSARHIVGCSVFGASLVLLYTASTLYHSTRSPHLKHIFKTLDHACIYLLIAGTYTPFTLVTLQGEWGWTLLGVVWGIAIVGIVFKIFFVYRFRTAATIAYILMGWLAVFAIKPLLAGLSAAGLAWLVAGGLFYTVGALFYLMKRLPYSHAIWHVFVLGGSLCHFFAVLFHVIPAGNS; translated from the coding sequence GTGGAAAGCATAGCGATGGACAATCCCCGAACCTCTTCATACGAGGAGTTCTTCAACAGCCTCACCCACGGGGCGGGCGCCTTCCTGAGCGTCGCCTGCCTGACCATCATGGTGATCTTCGCGAGCCTCCACGGCAGTGCTCGCCATATCGTGGGCTGCAGCGTCTTCGGAGCGAGCCTGGTCCTCCTGTACACGGCCTCCACCCTTTATCACAGCACACGCTCGCCCCATCTGAAGCACATTTTCAAGACCCTGGACCATGCCTGCATCTACTTGCTCATCGCCGGTACCTACACGCCTTTCACGCTGGTAACCCTCCAGGGGGAGTGGGGATGGACGCTCCTCGGCGTCGTCTGGGGAATCGCCATCGTCGGCATCGTCTTCAAGATTTTTTTCGTCTATCGATTCCGGACGGCGGCCACGATCGCCTACATCCTCATGGGATGGCTGGCAGTGTTCGCCATCAAGCCCCTCCTGGCAGGTCTGTCCGCTGCAGGACTGGCCTGGCTCGTGGCGGGAGGGCTTTTCTACACGGTCGGCGCCCTCTTCTACCTCATGAAACGCCTCCCCTACTCCCACGCCATCTGGCACGTCTTCGTCCTGGGCGGCAGCCTGTGCCACTTCTTTGCCGTCCTTTTCCATGTCATCCCGGCCGGGAACTCCTGA
- a CDS encoding nitroreductase family protein yields MNIRDFRKPTHPVDLLFPNRWSPRAMSGEEITEAELMTLFEAARWAPSSNNNQPWRFFYGRRNTRHWPLFLSLLTESNRIWANRAAVLVVVASKTTFDSGKFARTHSYDAGASWGHLALQGSLMGLVVHGMQGFDYDRAKVELAMPDFFQVEAMIAVGRPGRMEDLPEHLQKREFPSDRKPLSDIIVEGPWKA; encoded by the coding sequence ATGAACATCCGAGACTTCCGCAAGCCGACCCATCCGGTGGATCTCCTGTTTCCGAACCGCTGGTCCCCCCGGGCCATGTCCGGCGAGGAGATCACGGAAGCGGAACTCATGACCCTGTTCGAGGCCGCCCGGTGGGCGCCTTCGTCCAATAATAACCAGCCGTGGCGGTTTTTCTACGGCCGGCGCAACACCCGGCACTGGCCCTTGTTTCTTTCCCTCCTCACGGAAAGCAACCGGATCTGGGCAAACCGGGCGGCGGTCCTGGTCGTGGTCGCCTCGAAGACGACCTTCGACAGCGGAAAATTCGCCCGCACCCACAGCTATGACGCCGGTGCCTCCTGGGGGCACCTGGCCCTTCAGGGATCCCTCATGGGGCTGGTCGTTCACGGGATGCAGGGATTCGACTATGACCGTGCGAAGGTGGAGCTGGCCATGCCCGACTTTTTCCAGGTGGAGGCCATGATCGCCGTCGGCCGGCCCGGGAGAATGGAAGATCTTCCGGAACACCTTCAGAAAAGGGAATTCCCCTCCGACCGGAAGCCCCTGTCGGACATCATCGTGGAAGGCCCGTGGAAAGCATAG
- a CDS encoding mechanosensitive ion channel family protein encodes MTEILTRHTYILPLLLLAAGFFCGLAADVLARRFLRRVVRRTGWEGGNVLVTALRRMGIYWFTAAAAYVAIHAVTLSVHLTGILEKGILVLVILSVSFFFARLTVGVVNLYSSRAGGVFVTTTLFANIAKGLVLLLGFLVILQTLGISITPVLTALGVGGLAAALALQDTLSNLFSGIQIIASRQIRPGDYVKLAGGEEGVVHDITWRSTTIRAMPNNMIVIPNAELAKTRITNFDLGESEMSIVVPVGVSYGSDLERVEKITVDVAKEVLGEIEGGVPEFEPLVRFTAFGDSSINFNAVLRVRTYADQFPVRHVFIKRLFQRYRKEGIEIPFPIRTIYMKGGGKEDQRSDS; translated from the coding sequence ATGACCGAAATCCTGACACGGCACACGTACATTTTACCCCTGCTCCTGCTTGCGGCGGGATTCTTCTGTGGCCTCGCCGCCGACGTCCTCGCACGCCGGTTCCTGCGCCGGGTCGTCCGTCGTACCGGCTGGGAGGGTGGTAATGTCCTCGTCACGGCCCTGCGGCGGATGGGAATCTACTGGTTCACGGCTGCAGCCGCGTATGTCGCCATCCACGCGGTTACCCTGTCGGTCCATCTCACCGGCATCCTGGAAAAGGGCATCCTGGTCCTGGTGATCCTTTCGGTCTCGTTCTTTTTTGCCCGCCTGACCGTGGGCGTCGTCAATCTCTACAGCAGCCGGGCCGGCGGCGTTTTCGTCACCACGACCCTCTTCGCCAACATCGCGAAGGGGCTGGTCCTGCTCCTGGGATTCCTGGTCATCCTGCAGACCCTCGGGATCTCCATCACCCCGGTTCTGACAGCCCTCGGCGTGGGCGGCCTGGCGGCGGCGCTGGCCCTCCAGGACACGCTCTCCAACCTCTTTTCGGGGATCCAGATCATCGCCTCCCGGCAGATCCGGCCGGGAGACTATGTGAAGCTGGCCGGTGGTGAAGAGGGGGTCGTGCATGACATCACCTGGCGAAGCACGACGATCAGGGCGATGCCGAACAACATGATCGTGATCCCGAACGCCGAGCTGGCCAAGACCAGAATTACCAACTTCGATCTGGGGGAGAGTGAAATGAGCATCGTCGTCCCCGTCGGGGTGAGCTATGGCAGCGACCTGGAAAGGGTTGAAAAGATCACGGTGGATGTGGCAAAAGAGGTTCTCGGGGAAATTGAGGGCGGCGTTCCGGAATTCGAGCCGCTCGTCCGTTTCACCGCGTTCGGCGATTCGAGCATCAACTTCAACGCGGTCCTCCGGGTCCGGACCTATGCGGACCAGTTCCCGGTCCGCCACGTGTTCATCAAGCGCCTGTTCCAGAGATACCGGAAAGAGGGCATCGAAATTCCCTTTCCCATCCGCACGATATACATGAAGGGCGGCGGGAAGGAAGACCAGAGGAGCGATTCGTGA
- the purB gene encoding adenylosuccinate lyase, which translates to MIPRYSREAMTRIWSAENRYQAWLDIEILACEAFAERGEIPREALNAIRERAGFDVERIDEIEKVTRHDVIAFLTSVTEKVGEEGRFIHMGLTSSDILDTSLAVLLKEAAEMLLADLDRLLAVLKKRAFEHKRTLMIGRSHGIHAEPITFGLKMALWYQEMQRNRLRLERALEIISVGKLAGAVGTFSFVHPDVEEYVCGKLGLKPAPVSSQIVQRDRHAEYFSTLAIIGSSIDKFAQEIRLLQRTEVREAEEYFSPGQKGSSAMPHKRNPVLSENLSGLARLMRSYALAALEDVALWHERDISHSSVERVIGPDATILLDFMLARFTGLVEKLVVYPERMKANLEMTHGVIFSQMVLLKLVESGMTRENAYAAVQRNAMASWERGLPFRDLLRQDGEITARIGDEELDEAFRVENFLRHVDYIFQRVFGEEA; encoded by the coding sequence GTGATCCCCAGATATTCCCGAGAAGCCATGACCCGCATCTGGAGCGCCGAGAACCGTTACCAGGCGTGGCTGGACATCGAAATCCTGGCCTGCGAGGCCTTTGCCGAGCGGGGAGAGATTCCCCGGGAGGCCCTGAACGCAATCCGGGAACGGGCCGGATTCGACGTGGAGCGCATCGACGAGATCGAAAAGGTGACCAGGCACGACGTGATCGCCTTTCTCACCTCGGTGACGGAGAAGGTGGGGGAGGAGGGGCGGTTCATCCACATGGGCCTCACCTCCTCGGACATCCTCGATACGTCCCTGGCGGTCCTGTTGAAAGAGGCCGCGGAAATGCTGCTCGCGGACCTCGACCGCCTCCTTGCCGTCCTGAAAAAGAGGGCCTTCGAGCACAAACGGACCCTGATGATCGGCCGCTCCCACGGCATTCACGCGGAGCCCATCACCTTCGGGCTTAAAATGGCCCTGTGGTACCAGGAGATGCAGCGCAACCGGCTCCGCCTCGAACGGGCCCTGGAGATCATCAGCGTCGGCAAACTGGCGGGAGCCGTGGGCACCTTTTCCTTTGTGCACCCGGACGTGGAAGAGTACGTCTGCGGAAAGCTCGGCCTGAAGCCCGCCCCGGTCTCCTCCCAGATCGTCCAGCGGGACCGGCACGCGGAGTACTTCTCCACGCTCGCCATCATCGGCTCCTCCATCGACAAATTCGCCCAGGAAATCCGGCTGCTGCAGAGGACAGAGGTGCGCGAGGCGGAGGAGTACTTCTCTCCCGGCCAGAAGGGGTCCTCCGCCATGCCCCACAAGCGGAACCCCGTGCTCTCGGAGAATCTCTCCGGCCTCGCCCGCCTGATGCGGTCCTATGCCCTGGCGGCTCTCGAGGACGTTGCCCTGTGGCACGAGCGCGACATCAGCCACTCGTCGGTGGAGCGCGTCATCGGCCCGGATGCGACGATTCTCCTGGACTTCATGCTGGCCCGCTTCACGGGCCTCGTGGAGAAGCTGGTGGTCTACCCGGAGCGGATGAAGGCCAATCTGGAGATGACCCACGGCGTGATCTTCTCCCAGATGGTTCTCCTGAAGCTGGTCGAGAGCGGGATGACCCGGGAGAACGCCTACGCGGCGGTACAGAGAAATGCCATGGCTTCCTGGGAGCGCGGGCTTCCTTTCCGGGATCTGCTCCGGCAGGACGGCGAGATCACTGCCCGCATCGGGGATGAGGAGCTGGATGAGGCGTTCCGGGTGGAAAATTTCCTCAGGCACGTGGATTACATCTTTCAGCGCGTTTTCGGGGAGGAGGCATGA
- the nadB gene encoding L-aspartate oxidase: MEIKTDFLILGSGIAGLSLAIKASGLGSVAIVTKKEKIESSTNYAQGGIAAVQAETDSFAAHIEDTLVCGAGLCRSDVVKFVIEEGPERIRELVEWGVQFTRAKDHPDRFDLGREGGHSARRVLHAHDLTGREIERALSDMAASKPNIRFYENHFAIDLILKSRIPGQWFTEDDRCLGAYVLDILRGEIHTFRARFVILATGGTGKVYLITTNPDIATGDGVAMAYRAGARIANMEFIQFHPTCLYHPEAKAFLISEAVRGEGAILKLKNGTPFMDRYHPMKSLAPRDVVAQAIDRELKKSGEEYVLLDISHRDRNFVIGRFPHIYARCLEFGLDITRQPIPVAPAAHYQCGGVVVDAHGETSIPGVFASGEVSCTGLHGANRLASNSLLEAVVISHRTFLRIRERFSSVPDDPVPIPAWDPRGATESDESIVVSHNWDEIRSCMSNYVGIVRSDKRLERAERRIELISREIDEYYRNFLITKDLLELRNIATVAGLIVQCARQRKESRGLHFTIDYPERDDEHWLRDTELVQPSYYRGNFSNPLAI; encoded by the coding sequence ATGGAGATCAAGACGGACTTTCTGATCCTGGGCAGCGGAATCGCCGGCCTCAGCCTCGCCATCAAAGCCTCCGGCCTGGGCAGCGTGGCCATCGTCACCAAAAAGGAAAAAATCGAATCCTCCACAAACTACGCCCAGGGTGGAATCGCCGCCGTCCAGGCGGAAACGGACTCCTTTGCCGCCCACATCGAGGACACCCTCGTCTGCGGGGCCGGCCTCTGCAGGTCCGACGTGGTGAAGTTCGTCATCGAAGAGGGACCGGAGCGGATCCGGGAACTGGTGGAGTGGGGGGTCCAGTTCACCCGGGCCAAGGATCACCCCGACCGCTTCGACCTGGGCCGGGAAGGTGGACACAGCGCGCGCCGGGTCCTGCACGCCCACGACCTGACGGGCCGGGAAATCGAGCGGGCCCTGTCGGACATGGCCGCCTCGAAACCGAACATCCGCTTTTATGAAAACCACTTCGCCATCGACCTGATCCTGAAGTCCCGCATCCCGGGACAATGGTTCACCGAGGACGACCGGTGCCTCGGCGCCTACGTCCTGGATATCCTCCGCGGCGAGATCCACACGTTCCGCGCCCGCTTCGTGATCCTGGCCACAGGCGGCACCGGCAAGGTCTACCTCATCACCACGAATCCCGACATCGCCACCGGCGACGGCGTGGCCATGGCCTACCGGGCCGGTGCCCGGATCGCCAACATGGAGTTCATCCAGTTCCATCCGACCTGCCTGTACCACCCGGAAGCCAAGGCTTTCCTGATCAGTGAGGCGGTCCGCGGCGAAGGAGCGATCCTGAAGCTGAAGAACGGCACCCCGTTCATGGACAGGTACCACCCCATGAAAAGCCTCGCCCCCCGGGACGTGGTGGCCCAGGCGATCGACAGGGAGTTGAAGAAATCCGGGGAAGAATACGTTCTCCTGGACATCTCGCACCGCGACCGGAACTTCGTCATCGGCCGCTTTCCCCACATCTATGCCCGGTGCCTCGAATTCGGCCTGGACATTACCCGGCAGCCCATTCCCGTCGCCCCGGCGGCCCATTACCAGTGCGGGGGCGTGGTGGTGGACGCCCACGGAGAAACGAGCATTCCCGGAGTCTTTGCCAGCGGCGAAGTGTCCTGCACCGGCCTGCACGGGGCGAACCGCCTGGCCAGCAACTCCCTCCTGGAGGCGGTGGTCATCAGCCACCGGACGTTCCTCCGGATCCGGGAGCGCTTCTCGTCCGTCCCGGACGATCCCGTACCCATTCCGGCGTGGGACCCCCGCGGCGCCACTGAAAGCGACGAATCCATCGTGGTATCGCACAACTGGGACGAAATCCGGTCCTGCATGTCCAACTACGTAGGGATCGTCCGCTCGGACAAGCGCCTGGAGAGGGCGGAGCGGCGCATCGAGCTGATCAGCCGGGAGATCGACGAATACTACCGGAACTTCCTCATCACGAAAGACCTGCTGGAGCTGCGGAACATCGCCACGGTGGCGGGCCTGATCGTGCAATGTGCCCGCCAGCGCAAGGAGAGCCGGGGGCTTCACTTCACCATCGACTACCCGGAACGGGACGATGAACACTGGCTGCGGGACACGGAACTGGTCCAGCCTTCCTATTACCGGGGCAACTTCTCGAATCCTCTGGCGATCTGA
- the tsaD gene encoding tRNA (adenosine(37)-N6)-threonylcarbamoyltransferase complex transferase subunit TsaD produces MLVLAIETSCDETAAAVVRDGRVMLSNVIASQIDVHSRFGGVVPEIASRKHIEAIGAVILQALDDAGTTLDEIDGIAVTRGPGLVGSLLVGLSAAKAVAFGRKLPFVGVNHLEGHVAAVFLSDRRPSFPFAALVVSGGHTTIYRVDDFSRFSILGQTRDDAAGEAFDKAAKLLDIGYPGGVVIDRLAKQGDPSSVPFPRAMRDSLEFSFSGLKTALLNYVKQKGMPGTEAMPGVVASFQEAVVDVLVEKTLRAADENGLGQVVVCGGVAANSRLRTRFQEDARERGIEVLVPPPVLCTDNAAMIAVVGDYRLSMGMRDSFDLNAVSRWPLSSFR; encoded by the coding sequence ATGCTGGTTCTGGCCATCGAGACATCCTGTGACGAGACGGCGGCGGCGGTCGTCCGGGACGGTCGCGTCATGCTTTCGAACGTCATCGCTTCCCAGATCGACGTCCACAGCCGATTTGGAGGCGTCGTGCCGGAGATCGCCTCCCGCAAGCACATCGAGGCAATTGGAGCCGTGATCCTGCAGGCCCTCGACGACGCCGGAACCACACTTGACGAGATTGATGGGATCGCCGTCACACGGGGACCCGGCCTGGTCGGATCCCTCCTGGTGGGCCTCTCCGCGGCCAAGGCGGTCGCTTTCGGACGGAAGCTTCCCTTTGTCGGGGTCAACCACCTGGAGGGACACGTAGCGGCCGTTTTCCTGTCCGACCGCCGGCCTTCCTTTCCCTTCGCCGCGCTCGTAGTCTCTGGCGGGCACACGACGATCTACCGGGTGGACGATTTTTCGCGTTTCTCCATCCTCGGGCAGACGCGGGACGACGCTGCCGGAGAGGCCTTCGACAAGGCGGCGAAGCTCCTCGACATCGGCTATCCCGGCGGGGTTGTCATCGACCGCCTGGCGAAACAGGGGGACCCGTCCTCCGTTCCGTTTCCCCGGGCCATGCGGGACAGCCTCGAGTTCAGTTTCAGCGGCCTCAAGACGGCGCTCCTGAACTACGTGAAACAGAAGGGTATGCCGGGAACGGAAGCAATGCCGGGGGTTGTGGCCAGTTTCCAGGAGGCCGTGGTCGACGTGCTCGTGGAGAAGACCCTCCGGGCAGCAGATGAGAATGGCCTCGGGCAGGTGGTGGTCTGCGGGGGAGTGGCCGCCAACAGCAGGCTCCGGACGCGGTTCCAGGAAGACGCCCGGGAGCGGGGAATCGAGGTGCTCGTCCCGCCCCCCGTTCTGTGCACCGACAACGCCGCCATGATCGCCGTCGTGGGCGATTACCGGCTCTCCATGGGCATGCGGGATTCCTTCGACCTGAATGCCGTTTCCCGGTGGCCCCTGTCTTCGTTCCGATGA
- a CDS encoding DUF2062 domain-containing protein has protein sequence MAPVFVPMNPLKEWLAGFYRRFVSLRGDPRHISLGFAIGVFIGTTPTIPFHTTLVLAASALFRQHLSSAYLGSWLISNPLTIPILYVSQYEAGRLLLGMERCTLVLPDYSLASVAGLGWEILLPLQVGGLLFAPVFALPAYLVTRRLLVAWRAEKA, from the coding sequence GTGGCCCCTGTCTTCGTTCCGATGAACCCGCTCAAGGAATGGCTCGCCGGATTCTACCGGCGCTTCGTGAGCCTTCGGGGGGACCCCCGGCACATCTCCCTCGGGTTTGCCATCGGTGTTTTCATCGGCACGACCCCGACGATTCCGTTCCATACGACGCTGGTTCTGGCCGCATCCGCTCTCTTCCGCCAGCATCTATCATCGGCATACCTGGGGTCCTGGCTCATTTCCAACCCTCTGACGATCCCGATTCTGTACGTGTCCCAGTACGAGGCGGGCCGCCTTCTGCTGGGCATGGAGCGATGCACCCTGGTCCTTCCCGATTACTCGCTGGCGTCGGTCGCCGGTCTGGGCTGGGAGATCCTCCTGCCGCTCCAGGTCGGGGGCCTCCTGTTTGCGCCGGTCTTCGCACTGCCGGCCTATCTCGTTACGAGGCGGCTGCTTGTCGCCTGGAGGGCCGAAAAAGCATGA
- the rsmA gene encoding 16S rRNA (adenine(1518)-N(6)/adenine(1519)-N(6))-dimethyltransferase RsmA, with product MITPRKVLRSRGLRPRKKLGQCFLQDRNILEKIAAMAEIGGAGTVVEIGAGTGVLTERIAEVAGHVLAVEVDPRMTEILEERFQDRGNVEIVHRDVLEVDFSTLAGGEGGEGITVVGNIPYSLSTPILFHLLAHRRRIRRAVLMFQKELAERLAASPGTKEYGIPSVLVAASARVTQRLDVPATCFYPVPRVHSRVLRFDFLKEPPFPLGEEAYFTALVRAAFASRRKTIYNNLSRASLGLPAGSDLDVLLRSSGIDPVRRAETLSPAEFGRLSAVLLETSRKGLDNRDPV from the coding sequence ATGATCACACCACGGAAAGTTCTCCGTTCCCGGGGGCTCAGGCCGAGAAAAAAGCTGGGGCAGTGTTTTCTCCAGGACCGCAATATCCTGGAGAAGATCGCCGCTATGGCGGAGATCGGGGGTGCCGGGACGGTGGTTGAGATCGGCGCCGGGACGGGGGTTTTGACGGAACGGATCGCGGAGGTGGCCGGGCACGTCCTGGCCGTCGAGGTGGATCCGCGGATGACGGAAATCCTCGAGGAGCGTTTCCAGGACCGGGGCAACGTCGAGATTGTCCACCGCGATGTCCTGGAGGTCGATTTCTCCACACTTGCAGGCGGTGAGGGCGGGGAGGGGATCACGGTGGTCGGCAACATCCCCTATTCCCTGTCGACGCCGATCCTGTTCCATCTGCTGGCGCACCGGAGGCGGATCCGGAGGGCGGTGCTGATGTTCCAGAAAGAACTGGCGGAGCGACTGGCGGCGTCTCCGGGGACGAAGGAATACGGCATCCCATCGGTCCTGGTGGCCGCCTCTGCCCGCGTTACCCAGCGACTGGACGTTCCTGCCACCTGTTTCTATCCTGTTCCCCGGGTCCACTCCCGGGTGCTGCGCTTTGACTTTCTCAAGGAACCGCCGTTTCCGCTCGGAGAAGAGGCGTATTTTACGGCGCTTGTCCGGGCGGCCTTTGCCAGCCGGAGAAAGACGATATACAATAATCTTTCGAGGGCATCCCTGGGATTGCCCGCGGGCAGCGACCTTGACGTTCTCCTCCGGTCCTCGGGAATCGACCCGGTACGCCGGGCAGAGACCCTGTCTCCCGCTGAATTCGGCCGGCTCAGTGCCGTACTCCTGGAGACCTCGCGAAAAGGCCTTGACAACAGGGACCCCGTTTGA
- the panC gene encoding pantoate--beta-alanine ligase, producing the protein MIQIIETVREMQAFSDSLRRQGKTVSFVPTMGFFHEGHLDLMREGRRRADCLVVSIYVNPTQFGPTEDLDRYPRNFDRDRELAESVGVDVIYFPSNREMYPPGYQTYVNVEEVTDNLCGLSRPGHFRGVTTVCCKLFNIVKPHLTVFGKKDFQQLAAIRRMVEDLNMDLEVVAMPTTRESDGLAMSSRNTYLKPEERESALSLSRSLKIAQERYAGGERDATSILAEAKSFISSHPFTNIDYVQICDAATMKDVERIEGICVMALAVRVGKTRLIDNSVFGEPLDVPTPGTPKA; encoded by the coding sequence ATGATCCAGATCATCGAAACGGTTCGGGAAATGCAGGCTTTCTCGGATTCGCTCCGGCGGCAGGGAAAGACGGTTTCCTTCGTACCGACCATGGGCTTTTTTCACGAAGGGCACCTCGACCTCATGAGGGAGGGGCGCCGGCGGGCCGACTGCCTCGTGGTCAGCATCTACGTCAACCCGACCCAGTTCGGCCCCACGGAGGACCTGGACCGCTATCCCCGGAATTTCGACAGGGACCGGGAACTGGCCGAATCGGTCGGAGTGGACGTCATCTATTTCCCGTCGAACCGGGAGATGTATCCCCCGGGCTATCAGACCTATGTGAATGTGGAGGAAGTCACCGACAACCTCTGCGGCCTCTCGCGGCCCGGGCATTTCCGGGGCGTCACCACCGTCTGCTGCAAGCTCTTCAACATCGTGAAGCCCCACCTGACCGTCTTCGGCAAGAAGGACTTCCAGCAGCTCGCAGCGATCCGGCGGATGGTGGAGGACCTCAACATGGACCTGGAAGTGGTGGCCATGCCGACCACGCGGGAGTCCGACGGGCTTGCCATGAGCTCCCGGAATACGTACCTGAAGCCGGAGGAGCGGGAGTCCGCCCTCAGCCTTTCCCGCTCCCTCAAGATTGCCCAGGAACGGTATGCCGGCGGCGAGCGCGACGCCACGTCCATCCTCGCGGAAGCGAAATCCTTCATTTCATCCCACCCCTTCACGAATATCGACTACGTGCAGATCTGTGACGCCGCGACCATGAAGGATGTGGAGCGGATCGAGGGGATCTGCGTCATGGCCCTTGCCGTACGGGTGGGAAAAACAAGGCTCATCGACAACTCCGTCTTCGGAGAGCCCCTGGACGTGCCGACGCCCGGGACGCCGAAGGCGTAA
- a CDS encoding aspartate 1-decarboxylase, protein MQRFMLKSKIHRATVTDADLHYEGSITIDEKLLKAADIVPYEKVAIYDVDNGERFTTYAITGKAGSGVICLNGAAARKVSRGDLVIIASYVTVDDDAARTWTPKCVFVDEKNRIKKRKK, encoded by the coding sequence ATGCAGCGGTTCATGCTGAAATCGAAGATCCACCGGGCCACGGTCACCGATGCGGACCTTCACTACGAGGGCAGCATTACCATCGACGAGAAACTCCTGAAGGCGGCGGACATCGTTCCTTATGAGAAGGTGGCGATCTACGACGTCGACAACGGGGAACGGTTCACGACCTACGCCATCACCGGGAAGGCCGGATCGGGAGTCATTTGCCTGAACGGCGCGGCGGCCCGCAAGGTCTCCCGGGGCGATCTGGTGATCATCGCCAGTTACGTCACGGTGGATGATGACGCCGCGCGAACGTGGACCCCCAAGTGCGTCTTCGTGGACGAGAAGAACCGGATCAAGAAGCGCAAGAAGTGA
- a CDS encoding alpha/beta hydrolase, whose protein sequence is MPHVRVNDLNVYFEASGAGEPLVFLHGLGSSTRDWERQMEFFSRCFQVVAFDNRGHGRTDKPRGPYSVRQFAGDAAAFLKAVGTVPAHVVGLSMGGMTAFQLAVDEPTLVKSLTVVNSGPAMVLTNARDRRAFFLRRLIVRFLGMRKMGAILADMLLPEPHQKDLHDTLIARWAENDRRAYLASMKAITGWSVADRIGEIRCPVLIVTADQDYTPVSLKEAYTRRIPGAELAVIRQSRHLTPIDQPETFNEVLLGFLSGLAGDPGTPIPHPEIP, encoded by the coding sequence TTGCCGCATGTCCGTGTGAACGACCTGAATGTCTATTTCGAGGCCTCGGGAGCGGGTGAGCCCCTGGTGTTTCTCCACGGTCTGGGGTCAAGCACCCGCGACTGGGAAAGGCAGATGGAGTTCTTCTCCCGCTGCTTCCAGGTCGTAGCCTTCGACAACCGGGGTCACGGACGAACCGACAAGCCGCGGGGGCCCTACAGCGTGCGTCAGTTCGCCGGGGATGCGGCGGCATTCCTGAAGGCCGTGGGGACCGTACCGGCCCACGTCGTGGGGCTGTCCATGGGGGGCATGACGGCATTCCAGCTTGCCGTCGACGAGCCGACGCTCGTGAAAAGCCTGACCGTCGTCAACAGCGGTCCGGCCATGGTTCTCACGAATGCAAGGGACCGCCGGGCGTTTTTTCTCCGCCGCCTGATCGTGCGTTTCCTGGGAATGCGGAAGATGGGGGCCATCCTGGCGGACATGCTGCTTCCGGAGCCGCACCAGAAGGACCTGCATGACACCCTGATCGCCCGCTGGGCGGAAAACGACCGGCGGGCCTACCTGGCTTCCATGAAGGCCATCACCGGCTGGAGCGTGGCCGATCGCATCGGGGAGATCCGCTGCCCCGTCCTGATTGTCACAGCGGACCAGGACTACACGCCCGTTTCCCTCAAGGAGGCGTACACCCGGCGGATTCCCGGTGCGGAGCTGGCCGTGATCCGGCAGTCGCGCCACCTGACACCGATCGATCAGCCGGAGACCTTCAACGAAGTCCTCCTGGGATTCCTTTCCGGCCTCGCCGGCGATCCCGGCACCCCGATCCCCCACCCGGAAATTCCGTAA
- a CDS encoding CYTH domain-containing protein — protein sequence MAREIERKYLVCGDSWRSDDNGVLYRQGYLKSDPACLVRIRICGEHAFLAVKSLLSGLTRLEYEYPIPRADAEEMLERLCPRPWIEKRRRQVRYGGLIWEIDEFLGDNDGLILAEVELEREDQPVSEPPWAGREVSTDSRYFNVNLARNPYRLWKTNGNPSGETASRTET from the coding sequence ATGGCCCGTGAAATCGAGCGAAAATACCTTGTCTGCGGCGACTCGTGGCGTTCGGACGATAACGGCGTCCTGTATCGCCAAGGGTATCTCAAGTCGGATCCGGCCTGTCTCGTCAGGATCCGGATCTGCGGGGAACATGCCTTCCTGGCGGTTAAGTCCCTCCTCTCGGGGCTGACCCGCCTCGAATATGAATATCCGATCCCGCGAGCCGACGCGGAAGAGATGTTGGAGCGGCTCTGTCCCCGGCCGTGGATCGAGAAGCGGCGCCGGCAGGTCCGGTATGGCGGCCTGATCTGGGAGATCGACGAGTTTCTGGGGGACAACGACGGCCTGATCCTGGCGGAGGTCGAGCTGGAGCGGGAGGATCAGCCGGTGTCGGAGCCCCCCTGGGCAGGCAGGGAAGTCTCCACCGATTCCCGCTATTTCAATGTGAACCTCGCCCGGAACCCTTACCGGCTCTGGAAGACAAACGGCAATCCGTCCGGAGAGACCGCATCCCGAACTGAAACGTAA